The nucleotide window ATGCTAGGCGGTTTACCTCGACAGTGATGTGCGCAAGCCCAACGTGCACACTGTCGGCGCTTGCGGCGGCATGAGTCGGCAACGATTCCAAGGACATCGGTGGCAGGGTGATACTTCCTTCATGTCACTCCGCATGTCCCTACAGATTCATCCAGACTGTCCGCTAGTCTCAAGACGTATGCATAGTGTGTACTGCGCTTTGTTCTGGTTAAGTCGGTGTGTATGATACACATCGACCGCCGAAGGAAGTGTGCATGCGCAGTCGTGAAGTCATCCAGCTAATCGAAGCTGACGGGTGGTATGAGGTCGAGGTAAAAGGCAGTCATCACCAATTTCGGCACCCCACAAAAAAGGGGCGAGTAACTGTTCCTCATCCCGAGACCGAGCTGCCCAAAGGCACGGTACGCAGCATTCTGAAACAGGCCGGTCTGATTCAAACCGGTAGCGTTGCCAGCACGAGCGTCAACGGAGGTAATCAATGAAGATTCCGGTTGTATTACACAAAGACACCGGCTCGGATTACGGCGTGACCGTTCCCGATGTGCCCGGTTGCTTCTCCGCCGGCGCTACAGTCGCACAGGCGCTGGAGAACGTTCAGGAGGCGCTGGCGCTTCATTTCGAAGGGTTGGTAGCAGATAACGAGCCGTTGCCGCAGGCACAGGAAGTCGATGTCCATGTGGCGAACCCCGACTATGAAGGCGGGGTGTGGGCCGTAGTGGATTTTGACGTCACTCCCTATCTGGGCAAAGCGGTTCGCTTCAATGCAACGCTGCCGGAAAACCTGCTTCAGCGGATAGACGAAAAAGTGAAGCGTGATCACCGTTATGCATCCCGCTCCGGTTTTCTGGCTTCGGCTGCGTTGCGAGAACTGGCGCTTTCACACTGATCGCGGACGCGTGCATTCGTTACGCCCACCAGTACCGCACAAAGTGGAAGAACACCGGCGCGGCAAAGCACACCGAGTCCATGCGATCGAGCATGCCGCCGTGGCCTTCGATCATGTGGCCCCAATCCTTCACCCCGCGGTCGCGCTTGATCGCCGACATCACCAGCCCGCCGAAGAAGCCCATGGCGTTGACCGCCAACGCCATCAGCGCGGCCTGCCAGAAGGTGAACGGGGTGATCCAGCACAACAGGGCGCCGATCAGGGTGGCCAGTGCCACGCCGCCGGCCAACCCTTCTACGGTCTTGGATGGTGACAGGTTGGGGGCCACCTTGTGCTTGCCAAACAGCTTGCCGCACACGTATTGCAGCACGTCGCTGATCTGCACCACCAGGATCAGCCAGGCGATCAGCAGCAGGTTCCGCCCCTCGTAGCCGGGGATGTCCAGGGTCATCAAGGCGGGCACCGACGATACGCAGTAAACCGCGATCATCAGCCCCCACTGCACCTTCGACGCACGTTCGAGAAAACGCGTGGTATCGCCGCCGAAGCTGGCCAAAATCGGCAGCAGCAGGAACAGGTACACCGGGATGAAGATGCTGAACAGGCCGTACCAGTCCATGGCGATCAGCACGTACTGTACCGGCAGTGCCACATAAAACGCTGCCACCAGCGCCGGGTAGTCGCTGCGCCGGGTCGGGGTGAGGGTCATGAATTCGCGCAGGGCATAGAACGACACGCCATAGAACAGCACGATCACCCCGTATTTACCGAAGAGGAAGGCGATGCCGATCACCAGCACCATCACCCACCAGGCGTTGATGCGGGCGTTGAGGTTGTCGATCACCGCGTGTGGCGCCGGGCCGGCGCGCCACTTCAGCAGGCGGCCGGTCACGCTGGCGAGCAGCAGCAGGGCGCCGATGCCGGCGAACAGGGAAAGGGTGTTGTCGTCCATGTCAGGCATCCTTCGGGGCCAGGGTCAGCAGGGCCTGGCTGGCCCGCTCGAGAAAGGCCTGCTTGCTTTCGTCAGCGTGCAGGTGCAGCGGTTCGCCAAAGCTCAGTGTGCACAGCAACGGCAGGGGCAGGGCGCGGCCTTTGGGCATCACCCGGTTGAGATTGGCGATCCATACCGGTACGAGCTCGACGTCGGGGTTGGCCGCGGCCAGGTGGTACAACCCGCTTCTGAACGGCATCAGTGGCTCGTCGCCCAGGTTACGCGTGCCTTCCGGGAAGAAGATCAGCGAGTCGCCTTGAGCCACGGCTTCAAGGATCGGCTGTAGCGGGCTGCCCTGGCCTTCGCTGCGTTGGCGGTCGATCAATACGCCGTTGAACACCTTGCGAATGAGAAAATCGCGGATGCCCGGCTTGGCCCAGTAGTCCGCGCCGGCCACCGGGCGGGTGCGTTTGCGCAAGGGCTGCGGCAGTGAAGCCCACAGCAGCACGAAGTCACCGTGGCTGCTGTGGTTGGCGAAGTACAGGCGCTGCACTGGCAGCGGCGTGCAACCCAGCCACAGGGCGCGGGCACCCGTGATCAGACGGGCGGCGGAGGTGATGAGGTAGGCGGTCAGGTTGGCGAGCATGGATCGGAGGTCATCCCTTCAAAGGCAGTGTCAGCAGGGTAGCCAAGGCCAGCGACAACTGCAGGCCCAGGCACACTGCCTGGCGGCGCAACAGGTTCAGTGCGGCCTGGCTGCGGTCAGGCCAGGCGCGGGCGTCCGTGGCCTGCGGTTTCAGTTTCAGCTCGAACAGGGCGCGGTCCAGGGCCTGGGTGTCCGCTGCCAGGTGGTTGCTGCTGGCGAGGTGGGTGAACAGTTCGGCATCTATGGCCACGCGGATGGCCCAGTACTTGTGCATCACGCCAAGCACCAGCAGCACGCCGCACAGCAGGCTGGCCAGCGGTTGAAGTGGGGCACCCAACAAAGGTGCAAGGCCGTAGGCCAGGGCCAGCAGGGTGAGGCCGTCGGACAAGCGTTCCAGCTGTTTGCCGCGACCCAGCAGGCTGGCCACCACACGCAGGTTCATGGCTGTGCTCCAAGCTGTTGCAAGGCCAGGCGGTGTGCCGGGTGCAGAACGATGCCGGGCCGGGCTTTGCGGATCAGTGCTTCGGCCTGCTGGGCGTCGCTGCAGCGGCCGGAGAGCAGCAGCCAGGCGGCCACGGCGCTGGCGCTGCGTGAATAGCCCAGAGCACAGCAGACCAGCAAGGGGCCTTGGGCGCGCAGGCGTTCGATGGCGTTGGCGGCCTGTTGTAACAGGGCGACGTCCGGCGCTATCAGATCCAGGGTAGGGAAGCACTGATACTCAAAGGCTGGCGCGACCGTTGCAGGAGCGGCCTTGTGTCGCGAAAGGGGCGCGAAGCGGCCCCCGTTCAGCTTCGCAGCAGACATTGCCGGGGCTGCTGCGCAGCCCTTTCGCGACACAAGGCCGCTCCCACAAATGTCCGCAGCAGGGCGGCTAACAGCGCAAGGCAGCTCGGCGCACAAATCCACAATCGCAGCGAATGGTGTGCTGTGCCCTGGGATCCTCCCTAGATACACGCCATCGCACACTTCATCGGCCTGTGGGTGGTGCCGGGTCCAGAGCCGCGAATTGACCCACGCTCCGACCAAATACGGTGCCAGCAGGCAGCTGGCCGCATTCGACAAGCGCCCATCGGCGCCTTTCTGAAACCCGCGTGCACCCAACAAACCATAGTTCAGCGCAACCAGTGCCAGCGACACGGACGGCCAGGCCAACCACAACCAGGCGCCGCCCGACACAACGGCAGGCACAGCGCACAAAACAGCGCCGACGGCATAATAAAACGCCACCCGCCAGCGCTTGGCATCCTGTGCCAGGCGCGCCTGTTGCCAGGGCAGTCGCCCCTGATGCGGCCACAGCCAGACGCAGGCAAACCCCGCCAATGCACCCGTGGGTACATCAATGAAATGATGCTGCCAGGTGGTCAGTACCGACACCCCGATCAACGCCATCCAGCCATGCATCAGCCATCGCCAGGGCTGGCGCTGCACATGCCGGGCAAACATCGTCCAGATGATCACCAGCAGCGCAATGTGCAGCGATGGCGCCTGGTTGAACGGTTTGTCGAAGCCCATCAGTACATCGAACAGCCAGCCGAACAGCCCACCCAGCTCTGGCCGTTCGAAGGTGAACCGCAGCGGCCACAGCAGGAAGCAGGTGACACTGATCACCTGTGCGCTGAGCAGTGCCAGCGCGTGCCGGTCCATTTCCTGGCGTGTGCGCGGCAGCAGAAAGGACAGCCCGTAGAGCAAGTCGATCGACCAGTACGGGATGATCGTCCAGGGCCACAGCGGCATGCTGCGCTCCCAGCCGAACACCAGGCTGCCGACATCACTACGCCCGGCGGTATGGCTGTTCGCCAGCCCATAGCTGAGGAAAAACAACGGCCCCAGCAGCAGAAGCCAGAACACGCCCCGGCGGATCAGCCCTGGCTCGCGTGATGGGTTCATTCAGCGCACCCGCTGTGCCAGGCTGACGCTGAAAATCCCCCATTCATCAATGCGCTGGGCCAGCTTGCGGAAACCGGCCGCCTCTACCAACTGGTCCATTTCGGCCTGGCTGCGGCGTCGCATCACCCAGGCCTCGCCACCCCGGTGGCTGGTAAGGGCGCGGGCGATCATCTCCAGTTGCGGGTGCCACGGCTGGCCGGTGTAGACCAGATAACCGCCATCTTCCACGGCATCGGCCAGGCCGGCCAGCGAGTTGCCCACCAGCTGGTTGCTGGGGAACAGTTCGTAGAGCCCCGAGACCACCGCCAGGGTCGGCGGCTGCTCCAGCGTGGCCAGGCTCTGGCGGTCGAAGGCATCGCCCTGGACGAAGCGGGCGATGTCGGCCAGGCCCTTCTCGGTGATCAGCGCGCTGCCTTGCTGCACGTTAAGCTCGCTGTAGTCGCGCAGCAGGATCGAGTCTGGCAACTGCTCAAGGTCTTGCAGTGCTTCGAGGATGTAGCGGCCATGGCCGGCGGCGATATCGACAATGTGCACGGGCCGCTGTTGTTCGCGCAGCCGGGCGATGGCCAGGCGCAGCAGTTCCTCGACGTGCAGCTTGCGCTGGCGAATGCCACGCCAGCCGATGGCGTCGAGGTAGTTCTGGTCGACCAGGCGGCCCAGCTTGCCCTTGCCGGTTGGTTGGTTGCGGTACACGTAGTCGAGCGTGCTGCCCGAATCGAAGCCGGTGTCGAAGCCCAGTTTCACCCCCGCAGACAACCCCTTGCCCAGGCTAAGCCCGGCGCGGGTGGCGCGCCAGTAAAGGTCACGCGGCGAGTGGCGCGGCAACGGTGCGGCCAGGCTTTCGGCTTCGGCGCAACTGGCGCCCGTCTTGTCGGCATCAAGCAGTGACGGCAGGGCGGCGGGGCTGGCGAAGCAGTGCTCTACGAACCGTTCGATGCGCTTCAGGGCATGGGCCCGGTCACGCTCACCGAGGGTGTCGTGGAAGAAGCCCGGCAGGATGTGCATTTCCTTGCGCGTGCTGCCCAGCCGTTCGAAAAAGCGCTCCTGCGGCTGGCGCTCGACCACGAAGTCGGCCCCGGATACCAGCAATTGGGTGGGTACCTGAATGGCCTGGGCATCCGCCACTACCCGGTCAGCGGCTTCGTACAGGCCCAGCAGCATGGTCACCGAAATTGGCCGGCTGATAAGCGGGTCGGCCACGTAAGACATCACCCGCTCGGGGTCGTGAGTGAGCAGGCGTGGCTTGACGTAGCTGTTGACGAAGAAGTTGCCGCGCAAGGCCTTGAGCAGCTTCAGGCCAGGGCGGGCGAATGGCACGTACAGCTTGACCTTGAACGCGGGCGAGGCCAGCACCAGGCAGCGTACCTTGGGCGCGTAGTCGTGGGCCCAGGTGGCAATCAGCACCGCGCCGACGCTTTGCGCCAGCACCACCAGGTCGTGCTCGGCGATGCCGTGATGGGCCTGGATATGTTCGATGAAGGTCTGCACGTCGCGCACGCTGGTGGCAAACCCCGGGCTGTCGCCGCGTGCGCCTGGCGACTGGCCATGGCCGCGGGCATCCCAGGCGAAGAAATCATAGCCCGGCATGTCCAGTTCATCGGCCAGGTGGGCCATGCGCCCGCCGTGTTCATGGCCGCGGTGGAACATCACCACGGCCCGGCGTGGCTGGTGCTCGTTGCGGGTGGCAGGCCAATGACGGTAGTGCAACTCGACACCGTCATGGGTGGAGAAGTGCAGCGCTTGCGCTTGGCGCATTATCAACGTCCTTTTTGCGGCGGCTTTGGGCTCAGCGGGTTTCGGCCAGCCCCTGGCGAACCCGGTTGTAGAGGGTATAGAGCGAGAGCGCGAGGATGACCAGCAGCAGGCCATTGATCCAGCTGCCGTTCAGCAGGCCAAAGGCGACCCCGGTGCCCAGCACGCCGAAGGCAAAGGCCCGGTCGCTTTTGCCCATGGGGCCGTCGTAACGGCGCGAGGCGCCAGCCAGCGGGCCCATGACGCCGGCGTATTCGCTGAAGGTGGCACACAGCACCACCAGCACCACCAGCACCGGAGAAACCCCGGCCAGCAGGGCGAAGGGCAGGTACAGGGCAGCGTCGGCGATCACGTCGCAGAGTTCGTTGAGGTAGGCGCCGAGGGTAGATTGCTGGCCGAACTCCCTGGCCAACATGCCGTCGACGGCGTTCAGTGCCATGCGCAGCAGCATCCACACCGGTATCAGGATGAACAGCCAGGTGACGTGGGGCAGGGCGGCCAGTAGCAAGCCCAGCAGGACCGACACCACGGCGGCGGCGACGGTAACCTGGTTGGCGGTGACACCGCGGTCGTAAAGGCGCTGGACTGCTGGGCGCAGCAGGGCCTGGAAGCGCGGTTTGAGCTGGTAGATCGATGCCACTGGAAAATCCTTTTTCGTGGTGCGATGGGGGATTGTGTGCGACCGGCCGAAAAAATGCACCCACTGTGCAGGAACTGACGCTTCAACGGGTGAGGGTGGTCACCAATGCTGCGGCATAGCCCGGCAACGCCGCAAAGTCCCGCGCGCACACCAGCAACTTGCGGTTGGCCCACGCCTCCTCCAGCGCCACCCAGTGCAACGGCAGCACGCCTTGCCAGCGCTTCACGGCTGCCAGCGGTACCACCCCGACCCCGGCCCCGCCTGCAACCATGCGGATTACCCCATCGAAACCCTCGGCCCGCACCCGCACACGCATACGGCGCCCCTCACGCAGGGCCTGTTCTTCCAGGTACAACGCCAACGCGCTACTGGCACCCAGCCCGACATGGCCATGCACCAGGCTGTCGATGAAACTGGGCGCGACCGCGCTGGCCAGCGGGTGGCCCAAGGGCGTCACCAGTACCAGCGGGTCGTCGCGAAACGGCCGGGTTTGCAGGTGTTCGTTGGGCGCTGCGGTCGAAACGATGCCAAGGTCCGCCATGCCCTGGGTAATCGCCTGCACGATGCGCAGGCTCGGCAGCTCCTGTACATCTACGCTGACCCCGGGATGTGCAGCCAGGTAGCTGGCCAGGAGTTCTGGCAGGTACTCCGTGAGTGCTGCTGTGTTGCACAGCAGGCGTACCTGGCCCTGCTGCCCTTGTGCGTACTGGCCCAGATCAAACTGCAAGCGCTCGACCTGCTGCGCTATCAGGCGTGCATGCTGCAGCAGTGCCTGACCCGCCGGTGTCGGCTGCACGCCACGGCGGTTGCGCTGCAGCAACGGGATACCCAGCGATGCCTCCATGGCGCGGATGCGTGCGCTGGCTGCCGGCAGCGACAGGTGGCTGCGGCTGGCGCCGGCAGTGATGTTGCCGCACTCCAGGGTGTGCTGGAACAGCTTGAGGTCGATCAGGTCGAAATGCATGTGGCTCTGTCTTTACAAGAGTCTGGCTGAGTATATGGCAGATTTTCCCGCTGGCCGGAAACCGCCATCATCAGCCCATGACTACTTTGCTAGCTTTCTACCAGGACATTGGCCCAGCCCTTTCGCTGCTGGTAGTGCTTACCTTCCTGCTGGCCGGCGCGGTCAAGGGGGTGATCGGCCTGGGCCTGCCGACCATCGCCATGGGCCTGCTGGGGCTGGCTATGCCGCCGGCGCAGGCAGCTGCACTGCTGATCGTGCCGTCGACCCTCACCAACCTTTGGCAACTGGCCAGCGGCGCGCACCTGCGGGCGTTGCTGGTGCGGCTGGGGCCGATGCTGGCGCTGATCTTCATTGGCACCTTGCTGGGCAGTGCCTGGCTGGGGATCGACAGTGGCCCATGGGCCATCCACGCGCTGGGTGCGGCTTTGCTGGTGTATGCGTTGTACGGGCTGGTCGGCCCGGGCTTGCACCTGGCGCCGGCGCACGAGCGTTGGCTTGGGCCGGTCTGCGGGCTGTTGACGGGGGTGGTCACGGCGGCAACCGGGGTTTTCGTGATACCTGCTGTGCCCTACCTGCAAAGCCTGGGCCTGAGCCGTGAACAGATGATCCAGGCCCTGGGCCTGTCGTTCACGGTCTCGACCTTGGCGCTGGCCGTTGGCCTGGCCGGGCAGGATGCCCTTGGTGGCCAGGCGTTGGGGGCTTCGCTGCTGATGTTGGCGCCCGCCTTGCTCGGCATGCTGGCCGGGCAGTGGTTGCGTCAGCGCATCAGCGCGCTGCTGTTCAAACGTTGCTTCTTCATCGGCCTGGCCGCCCTGGGCGGCCACTTGCTGATCAACGGCTAGCGCTTGATGCGCTGAGCATGTCGACCCGCTGGATATCGAAATCGCGCTCCAGGTAGTCCATGCGCTTTTCAAAAAACGCCTTCATGTGCGGCAAGGCCGAGTGCACATCCAGCGCGGCCTGGTCGGCCCACACTTCAAAGAACACGAACAGGCTCGGGTCCTGCTGGTCGCGCAGCATGTGGTACTCGATGCAGCCCGGCTCCTGGCGGCTGGGCTCGACGAAGGGGCGGAACAGGGTTTCGAACGCATCAGCCATTTCCGGGCGGGTCTTGGCTTTGAGGATAAACGCGAACTGCTCACTCATGGGGCGCTACTCGGTGATGGGTGGTGAGTCGATTCTACGGCAATAATGGTTTGCTCATTCGTGACTTCCGGTCAATTGTATTTTGCCCAGTCACCCCTGTATCCCGCCCCCGCGAGCCTCTAACCTGCCGGCATCAAATTTTGACTCGGCCCGGGAGGCCAGCATGAAAAAGATCCTTCTGCTCAATGGTGGTAAACAGTTCGCTCACTCCGAAGGCCGCCTCAACGCGACCTTGCACGAAGCAGCAATCGCTCACCTGGACCGCGCGGGCTTCGATGTGCAGCAAACCTTTATCGACGGCGGCTACGACGTGCAGGCCGAGGTAGAGAAGTTTCTCTGGGCCGATGTGATCGTCTACCAGATGCCGGGCTGGTGGATGGGCGCACCCTGGACCGTGAAAAAGTACATCGACGAAGTCTTTACCGCTGGCCATGGCAGCCTTTATGCCAACGATGGCCGTACCCGTTCGGATCATTCGCAGAAGTACGGCAGCGGTGGCCTGTTGCACGGCAAGCAGTACATGCTGTCGCTGACCTGGAATGCGCCGCAGCAGGCGTTCGATGACCCGAGTGATTTCTTCGAAGGCAAGGGTGTGGATGCCGTGTACTTCCCGTTCCACAAGGCTAACCAGTTCCTTGGCATGACCGGCCTGCCGACTTACCTGGCGGTGGATGTGATGAAGCGCCCGGATGTGCCGGCGGCATTGGCAGCCTATGAAGCCCATCTGGACAAGGTGTTTGGCACGGCAAAGTAATGTGTTGCCTGCTCTGGCCTCTTCGCGGGCTCGCCCGCTCCCACAGGTATTACACAGGTCTCAAGCGCTGTGCAGTACTTGTGGGAGCGGGCAAGCCCGCGAAGAGGCCGGTACAGGCGCCTCTGGACTTGGCCTCGACAAGCGGCTATCTAATCCTTGCACAGTCCAACCACAGGCCCAGATGTGAAAACCCGATCCGAAGAACTCCAGGTATTCGTCGCCGTCATCGACTGCGGCTCGATTTCTGCCGCTGCCGAGCAGATGGGGCAGACCCCGTCCGCCGTCAGTCGCACCTTGTCGCGCCTGGAGGGCAAGCTGGGTACCACTCTTGTCAACCGTACCACCCGGCGCATGGACCTCACCGAAGAGGGCCGCTACTTCCTTGAGCGCTCACGGCTGATCCTGGAGCAGATGGACGAGATGGAAGAGCGCCTGTCGATGAACCACCAGACGCCCACCGGGCGCCTTCGCATCAACGCCGCTGCGCCGTTCATGCTGCATGCCATCCTGCCGTGGATCGGTGAGTTCCGTCGCGAGTACCCGGGCATCGAGCTGGAACTGAACACCGATGACCTGATCATCGACTTGCTGGAGCAAAGCACCGATGTGGCGATCCGCATCGGCGAACTGGCCGATTCCAGCCTGCACGCGCGCAACCTGGGTTGCAGCCCGGTGCAGGTACTGGCCAGCCCGGCCTACCTGGCGCAGCACGGCACGCCGCAGCGGGTCGAGGACCTGGCCAACCACTGCCTGCTCGGCTTCAGCCAGCCCGAATCGCTCAACCATTGGCCGCTGCGCCACGCCCAGGGTGACCGCTTCAGCATCCGCCCGGCACTGATCGCCTCCAGTGGCGAGACCCTGCGCCAGCTGGCACTGGCCGGCGAGGGCATCGTCAGCCTGTCGCACTTCATGACCCATGAGGACATCCGCGCCGGGCGCCTGCAAGTGGTCCTGGCCGCGGCCAACAATGGCTACCGCCAGCCGATCCACGCGGTGTACTACCGCAATACCCAGCTGGCGCTGCGTATCCAGTGCTTCCTCGATTTCATCCAGCGCAAGCTGGCGATGTACGCTTGCTGAGTTGCCTGAACGCGACAGATCCTGTCCACAGGCGGCGAAATTTCCTATGGTTGATTGCACAGTCGAAACGCTTCGGCCTTACTGACTGCTCAACAAAAACAACACCAAGGAAGTGTCATGCGTATCGTCCCGTTCCAGTACCTGGCTCTCGCAGCCGCGATCCTGAGCTGTTCCTCGGTTTATGCCGCCACGCTGGAGGGCGGCGCAGTGGCTGCGCCCGATCAATATGGTGCACAGGTAGCCGCCGATATTCTGAAAAAGGGCGGCAACGCGGTAGACGCCGCCGTGGCAACCGCCTTCACCCTGGCTGTGACCTACCCGGAGGCCGGTAACATCGGCGGTGGTGGGTTCATGACCCTGTTCGTCGACGGCAAGCCCTACTTCCTGGACTACCGCGAGGTCGCGCCGAAGGCTGCCACGCGCAACATGTACCTGGACGACAAGGGCGAGGTCATCGAAAACCTCAGCCTGGTCGGGGTACGCGCCGCGGGTGTGCCTGGCACGGTGATGGGCCTGTGGGAGGCGCACCAGAAGTTCGGCAAGCTGCCGTGGAGCGAGCTGCTGACCCCGGCCATCGGCTATGCGAAAAACGGCTTCAAAGTGGCGGAAAAGCAGTACCAGTACCGCAACGATGCCCAGGGCATGTTCAAGACTGCGACCAACTTCAATGACTACTTCGGCAACATGAAGGTCGGCGAGCTGTTCAAGCAGCCAGAAATGGCCCAGACCCTGGAACGCATCGCCGACAAGGGCGTGAGCGAGTTCTACCAGGGCAAGACTGCCGACCTGCTGGTGGCGCAGATGCAGGCTGACAAGGGCCTGATCACCAAGGATGACTTGAAGGATTACAAAGCCGTATGGCGTGAGCCGATGGCGGTGAGCTGGCGTGGTAACGTGGTCTACACCGCACCACCGCCAAGCTCTGGCGGCGTCGCCCTGGCCCAGTTGCTGGGCATCAAGGAAGACCGCGCGGCGGACTTCAAGGGGGTGGCGCACAACTCGGCGCAGTACATCCACCTGCTGGCCGAAATCGAGAAGCGCGTATTCGCCGACCGTGCCGACTACCTGGGCGACCCGGCCTTCACCAAGGTGCCGGTGGACCAACTGGTGGCCAAGGACTATCTGGCCAAGCGCGCCGCGCAGGTCAACCCGAAAGCCATTTCCGACACCGACAAGGTCAAGCCGGGCCTTGAGCCGCATCAGACCACGCATTTCTCGATCGTCGACAAGCAGGGCAACGCGGTCAGTAACACCTACACCCTCAACCTCGATTACGGCAGTGGCGTGGTGGTGAAGGGCGCAGGCTTCCTGCTCAACGACGAGATGGACGACTTCAGCGCCAAGCCCGGCGCTGCCAATGCCTTTGGTGTGGTGGGCGGTGATGCGAACGCAATCGAGCCGGGCAAGCGCATGCTGTCCTCGATGAGCCCCAGCCTGATGACCCGTGATGGCAAGGTGGAGCTGGTCATCGGTACCCCGGGCGGTTCGCGGATCTTCACCTCGATCTTTCAGGTGATGAACAACCTGTACGACTACGGTATGCCGCTGGACAAGGCGGTGGCGGCACAGCGCGTGCACCATCAGTTGCTGCCCAAGGACACTATCTACTTTGACAGCTATGCACCCCTGACCGGGCCGGTGGCGGATGAGCTGAAGAAGATGGGCTACGTGCTTGAGGACCAAGGCTGGGAGATGGGCGATATCCAGGCGATCCGGGTGGATGGGGCGAAGCTTGAGACCGCTTCCGATCCGCGTGGGCGTGGGGTGGGGATGATCGTCAAGTAATGCCTGCCAGATTGCTGGGAGGGCTTTGCCCTCCTTTCGCGGCACAAGGCCGCTCCTTGTATGTTGTGCCTAGCCTGATGAGAGAGGTTATTCTCGTCAGGCTATAGAAGCACTTCCGGGGAGGCCGATCGCTCCTGAAGGCAGGGTTTGCCCCTGACCTTGTCTGTAGAGAGGCCCCCCGCCTCATTGCCCACTACGAAGAGTATCGAGAAGCCGACAAGTCGGACTTCGCATTACAAGGTTGCAGCGGCATGA belongs to Pseudomonas putida NBRC 14164 and includes:
- a CDS encoding type II toxin-antitoxin system HicA family toxin, which gives rise to MRSREVIQLIEADGWYEVEVKGSHHQFRHPTKKGRVTVPHPETELPKGTVRSILKQAGLIQTGSVASTSVNGGNQ
- a CDS encoding type II toxin-antitoxin system HicB family antitoxin, with the translated sequence MKIPVVLHKDTGSDYGVTVPDVPGCFSAGATVAQALENVQEALALHFEGLVADNEPLPQAQEVDVHVANPDYEGGVWAVVDFDVTPYLGKAVRFNATLPENLLQRIDEKVKRDHRYASRSGFLASAALRELALSH
- a CDS encoding phosphatidate cytidylyltransferase, yielding MDDNTLSLFAGIGALLLLASVTGRLLKWRAGPAPHAVIDNLNARINAWWVMVLVIGIAFLFGKYGVIVLFYGVSFYALREFMTLTPTRRSDYPALVAAFYVALPVQYVLIAMDWYGLFSIFIPVYLFLLLPILASFGGDTTRFLERASKVQWGLMIAVYCVSSVPALMTLDIPGYEGRNLLLIAWLILVVQISDVLQYVCGKLFGKHKVAPNLSPSKTVEGLAGGVALATLIGALLCWITPFTFWQAALMALAVNAMGFFGGLVMSAIKRDRGVKDWGHMIEGHGGMLDRMDSVCFAAPVFFHFVRYWWA
- a CDS encoding lysophospholipid acyltransferase family protein, translated to MLANLTAYLITSAARLITGARALWLGCTPLPVQRLYFANHSSHGDFVLLWASLPQPLRKRTRPVAGADYWAKPGIRDFLIRKVFNGVLIDRQRSEGQGSPLQPILEAVAQGDSLIFFPEGTRNLGDEPLMPFRSGLYHLAAANPDVELVPVWIANLNRVMPKGRALPLPLLCTLSFGEPLHLHADESKQAFLERASQALLTLAPKDA
- a CDS encoding phosphatase PAP2/dual specificity phosphatase family protein → MNPSREPGLIRRGVFWLLLLGPLFFLSYGLANSHTAGRSDVGSLVFGWERSMPLWPWTIIPYWSIDLLYGLSFLLPRTRQEMDRHALALLSAQVISVTCFLLWPLRFTFERPELGGLFGWLFDVLMGFDKPFNQAPSLHIALLVIIWTMFARHVQRQPWRWLMHGWMALIGVSVLTTWQHHFIDVPTGALAGFACVWLWPHQGRLPWQQARLAQDAKRWRVAFYYAVGAVLCAVPAVVSGGAWLWLAWPSVSLALVALNYGLLGARGFQKGADGRLSNAASCLLAPYLVGAWVNSRLWTRHHPQADEVCDGVYLGRIPGHSTPFAAIVDLCAELPCAVSRPAADICGSGLVSRKGCAAAPAMSAAKLNGGRFAPLSRHKAAPATVAPAFEYQCFPTLDLIAPDVALLQQAANAIERLRAQGPLLVCCALGYSRSASAVAAWLLLSGRCSDAQQAEALIRKARPGIVLHPAHRLALQQLGAQP
- a CDS encoding bifunctional alpha/beta hydrolase/class I SAM-dependent methyltransferase: MRQAQALHFSTHDGVELHYRHWPATRNEHQPRRAVVMFHRGHEHGGRMAHLADELDMPGYDFFAWDARGHGQSPGARGDSPGFATSVRDVQTFIEHIQAHHGIAEHDLVVLAQSVGAVLIATWAHDYAPKVRCLVLASPAFKVKLYVPFARPGLKLLKALRGNFFVNSYVKPRLLTHDPERVMSYVADPLISRPISVTMLLGLYEAADRVVADAQAIQVPTQLLVSGADFVVERQPQERFFERLGSTRKEMHILPGFFHDTLGERDRAHALKRIERFVEHCFASPAALPSLLDADKTGASCAEAESLAAPLPRHSPRDLYWRATRAGLSLGKGLSAGVKLGFDTGFDSGSTLDYVYRNQPTGKGKLGRLVDQNYLDAIGWRGIRQRKLHVEELLRLAIARLREQQRPVHIVDIAAGHGRYILEALQDLEQLPDSILLRDYSELNVQQGSALITEKGLADIARFVQGDAFDRQSLATLEQPPTLAVVSGLYELFPSNQLVGNSLAGLADAVEDGGYLVYTGQPWHPQLEMIARALTSHRGGEAWVMRRRSQAEMDQLVEAAGFRKLAQRIDEWGIFSVSLAQRVR
- a CDS encoding CDP-alcohol phosphatidyltransferase family protein, which produces MASIYQLKPRFQALLRPAVQRLYDRGVTANQVTVAAAVVSVLLGLLLAALPHVTWLFILIPVWMLLRMALNAVDGMLAREFGQQSTLGAYLNELCDVIADAALYLPFALLAGVSPVLVVLVVLCATFSEYAGVMGPLAGASRRYDGPMGKSDRAFAFGVLGTGVAFGLLNGSWINGLLLVILALSLYTLYNRVRQGLAETR
- a CDS encoding LysR substrate-binding domain-containing protein gives rise to the protein MHFDLIDLKLFQHTLECGNITAGASRSHLSLPAASARIRAMEASLGIPLLQRNRRGVQPTPAGQALLQHARLIAQQVERLQFDLGQYAQGQQGQVRLLCNTAALTEYLPELLASYLAAHPGVSVDVQELPSLRIVQAITQGMADLGIVSTAAPNEHLQTRPFRDDPLVLVTPLGHPLASAVAPSFIDSLVHGHVGLGASSALALYLEEQALREGRRMRVRVRAEGFDGVIRMVAGGAGVGVVPLAAVKRWQGVLPLHWVALEEAWANRKLLVCARDFAALPGYAAALVTTLTR
- a CDS encoding sulfite exporter TauE/SafE family protein, whose translation is MTTLLAFYQDIGPALSLLVVLTFLLAGAVKGVIGLGLPTIAMGLLGLAMPPAQAAALLIVPSTLTNLWQLASGAHLRALLVRLGPMLALIFIGTLLGSAWLGIDSGPWAIHALGAALLVYALYGLVGPGLHLAPAHERWLGPVCGLLTGVVTAATGVFVIPAVPYLQSLGLSREQMIQALGLSFTVSTLALAVGLAGQDALGGQALGASLLMLAPALLGMLAGQWLRQRISALLFKRCFFIGLAALGGHLLING